In Deefgea piscis, the DNA window AATCTGGTTTTAAGGTCGGTGCTTTTAATTGCAATAAAGCATTGAGCCCATCGTCCGCAGTAGCAATCACCTCCAACTCCAGCTCGCGGCACAAATTCACCGCGTGTCGCCGCTGCACCGAAGAATCATCCACCACCATCACTGTTGTTGACACAATGACTCCTTAAGCGCTGATCACGCTAGAAATTCTCGACAATGGCAGCACCTCATCGGCGGCCCCCAATTTAATGGCTTCTTTCGGCATACCAAAAACCACGCAGCTGTTCTCATCTTGGGCATAGGTTTTTGCACCGGCGTCTTGCATTTCTTTTAAGCCCTTAGCGCCATCATCGCCCATCCCCGTCATAATCACGCCAATGGCATTGCGCCCGGCAAATTTAGCGCCCGAACGAAATAACACATCCACCGATGGGCAGTGTCGACTCACCAATGGTCCATCAACAACATCCACCAAATACTGAGCGCCACTGCGCTTAATCATCAAATGCTTGCCGCCTGGCGCAATCAACGCCAAACCTGGCAATAATCGATCACCATGCTTGGCTTCGCGCACATCGATATCGCACAACTGATCTAAACGATTCGCAAATGATTCAGTAAAATTAGGTGGCATATGCTGAACAATCGCAATCGGTGGGCAAGTACGAGGGAGTTTTTTTAACACCTCTTCCAAAGCCTGCGTGCCACCCGTTGAAGCCCCGAGTAAGACAATACGCTCTGTCGTTTGCAGCATCGCGCCCTGAGTCGGTGGTGCTATCACCACATCGGCAGTTAATTTAGGCCGCACAATAATCGGCGGCGTATCTGGCTTGGGTTTTAGCAACGCCACTTTGGCCCGTGCTGCGGCTCGAACCGCACTGACCAAACTTGCGGCATCATCCAGTAGCGCCTGCTTTACCCCTAAACTAGATTTGGCCAACACCTGCGCCGCCCCTGCACGCAACGCCTCAATCGCAGTGACCGATCCTTGTGTGGTGAGCGAGGATAAAACCACCACCGCCGTTGGCCGCTCACTCATCAGCTGCTTCAAAAACGTAATTCCGTCCATGCGGGGCATTTCAACATCGAGCACCAAGACATCGGGCCAATTTTTCTTCATTTTTTCGAGGGCATAAACCGGATCAGGCGCTGAATCAATCACGCGAATATCTACAGTTGCATTTAAAACTGCACTGACCACCTGACGAATTACCGCCGAATCATCCACCACCATGACCTTAATCATATTTTTATCCGATAAATATCGTAGCAGTTAGGTTTTTTATTACTGCTCTATTTTTAGGCCTGGAATTTTAAAAGCCAGAAGCAAAGTGCGTAATTACCAGTTATAAATCATACACAGCCATTGCCTATGTATATATTGACCAACAAATCAAACTCCCGCCAGCGATTTATATTGATAAATTCCAGGTTGAATTAACTTCAAGCTATCATTTAAACCATATAGACTTTCAGAATGACTCACTAATAAATACGCATTATTTTTTAATTTTTTAAGCACTCTATTTAATATATCCTGCTTACCATCACCATCAAAATAAATCAGCACATTTCTTAAAAAAATAAAATCAAACAAGCCAATTTCCGGTAATGGCGCTGCCAAATTAATTTGTCTAAACCCGACTTTATTTCGTAGCACTGGCGCAATCAATAATGAGCCATCTTGCTTGCCGACACCTTTAAGGCAATATTTGCGCATCAATGTGCTAGGGATGCCATCAGCGCGGGTGAGTGAATAATGCGCCGCATTCGCCTGCGCAATCACCCGCAAACTAATATCACTCCCGAGTACATGCCAATCGGCTTGCTCACCAAGCTGATGCGCCAAAACCATGGCAATACTCCAAATTTCTTCGCCAGTGGATGAAGCGGCGCTCCAGACTTTGAGTGCGCGATTTTTAGGCCACGCCGCTACTTCATGCTGC includes these proteins:
- a CDS encoding protein-glutamate methylesterase/protein-glutamine glutaminase — translated: MIKVMVVDDSAVIRQVVSAVLNATVDIRVIDSAPDPVYALEKMKKNWPDVLVLDVEMPRMDGITFLKQLMSERPTAVVVLSSLTTQGSVTAIEALRAGAAQVLAKSSLGVKQALLDDAASLVSAVRAAARAKVALLKPKPDTPPIIVRPKLTADVVIAPPTQGAMLQTTERIVLLGASTGGTQALEEVLKKLPRTCPPIAIVQHMPPNFTESFANRLDQLCDIDVREAKHGDRLLPGLALIAPGGKHLMIKRSGAQYLVDVVDGPLVSRHCPSVDVLFRSGAKFAGRNAIGVIMTGMGDDGAKGLKEMQDAGAKTYAQDENSCVVFGMPKEAIKLGAADEVLPLSRISSVISA
- a CDS encoding CheR family methyltransferase, producing MQLNDATFARFSAWMREQSGMHMPESKKTLLQQRLLNRLTARQVSTYEAYLRVLQDPDEVQEQAIAVDLLTTHETFFFRERKHFDWMQHEVAAWPKNRALKVWSAASSTGEEIWSIAMVLAHQLGEQADWHVLGSDISLRVIAQANAAHYSLTRADGIPSTLMRKYCLKGVGKQDGSLLIAPVLRNKVGFRQINLAAPLPEIGLFDFIFLRNVLIYFDGDGKQDILNRVLKKLKNNAYLLVSHSESLYGLNDSLKLIQPGIYQYKSLAGV